The genomic interval ATTTATAGCCACTGCTTGGTATGTCAACCCAGTACATTTTACGAAAACGATACAAGACTCTATGATTCGTGTCATACGTGGAGCAGAGTTTGATCGGTTCACTCAATCTAGCCAATCACAATTCTTTGATCAAAATTTTCAAATTACACCAAAATCTGACCGTATGGGGTACCGAATGTCAGGTCCTTTATTAGAGCTAGAGGAATCATTTGAACTTCTTTCTGAGGCTGTATCACACGGAACGATTCAAGTACCGCAAGATGGAAATCCGATAATCCTTCTTGCTGACCGGCAGACAACTGGAGGGTATCCAAGAATCGCCCATGTCGCAACTGTTGATCTTCCCATTATTGCGCAATTAAAACCTGGTGAAAACATTCGATTTAAAGAAATAACATTAGAAGAGGCAGAGCAGCTCTATCTCAAAGAAGAACAAAGAATGGAAGAATTGAAAGTTAGCATTTTATTTAAAATTGAAAAGGAATCGCCACTATAAGAGATAAGTAAGGGGGATTTACCATGATAAATATGAATGAAATAAAAGAAATAATGAAAACTCTTGATGAATATTCAATAAAAAAATTCAAATATGAGTATGAAGGAATGAAAGTTGAGATCGAAAAAGAAACGGATTATCCCAACCTTTCAGAAAAAGTTGAGGGAGTGCAAGCTTCTCATAAAATAAATTCAAAACCTTTAAGCGCTAAAGAAGAAGAGACGAAACATGTAGAAACAACACTCGAACAAAACGAAGTGGAAGAATATCAAATCCTATCTCCAATGGTCGGAACTTTTTATACTCGTGCGAATCCGGATGCTGATCCTTTTGTGCAGGTCGGAACAAAAGTTAACGGAGTTCAAGTGGTCTGTGTTCTAGAGGCGATGAAATTGTTTAATGAAATTCAAGCAGAAGTTAGTGGGGAAGTTGTCGATATTTTAGTAGAAGATGGACAAATTGTTGAGTACGGACAGCCTTTGATCGTAATTAAAAAAGATTCATAAGCTAAAAGATTAATAATTTGATAAAGAGGAGAAATCAACATGTTTAAAAAAGTCCTAATTGCCAATCGAGGTGAGATTGCTGTTCGTATTATCAGAGCTTGCCGGGAAATGGGAATTGAAACAGTAGCTGTTTATTCAGAAGCAGATAAGGAAGCTTTGCATGTCATGCTAGCGGATGAAGCTTATTGTATTGGCAAAACAGCTGCGAAGGACAGTTATTTGAATATCCCTAATTTAATCAGTGTGGCTACGATCACGAAAGTGGATGCGATTCACCCCGGA from Metabacillus sediminilitoris carries:
- the accB gene encoding acetyl-CoA carboxylase biotin carboxyl carrier protein; the protein is MINMNEIKEIMKTLDEYSIKKFKYEYEGMKVEIEKETDYPNLSEKVEGVQASHKINSKPLSAKEEETKHVETTLEQNEVEEYQILSPMVGTFYTRANPDADPFVQVGTKVNGVQVVCVLEAMKLFNEIQAEVSGEVVDILVEDGQIVEYGQPLIVIKKDS